A stretch of Ipomoea triloba cultivar NCNSP0323 chromosome 11, ASM357664v1 DNA encodes these proteins:
- the LOC115997572 gene encoding alpha-galactosidase 1-like — protein MTKSKQGFVFTTLLLLLLLLTLLTCHGVYCHRPAPAAKADSSSATPGRIVRRSMLTNGLGLTPPMGWSSWNHFGCNIDEKIIKQTADALVSTGLAKFGYRYVNIDDCWAEINRDDQGNLMPKNSTFPSGIKALADYVHSKGLKLGIYSSAGYFTCSRKMPGSLGREEQDAKTFAYWGIDYLKYDNCYHDGSKPTVRFPVMTGALMKAGRPIYYSLCEWGDMHPALWGGKVGNSWRNTNDITDKWDSMVTRADENEVYADYARPGGWNDPDMLEVGNGGMTKDEYIVHFSLWAISKAPLIIGCDVRTATKETLEILTNKEVIAVNQDPLGVQAKKVRKEGDIEIWAGPLSGYRVGVVLLNRGPWRYEITAEWDDIGFPLKTAAIARDLWEHKTLKTRFVGNLTATVNPHSCKMYILKAVA, from the exons ATGACAAAATCTAAACAAGGTTTTGTTTTtactacattattattattattattattgttaacgCTTCTGACATGTCACGGCGTTTACTGTCACCGGCCGGCGCCGGCGGCGAAGGCCGATTCATCTTCCGCCACCCCCGGCCGCATTGTAAGACGCAGCATGCTAACCAATGGCCTCGGCCTCACTCCTCCCATGGG TTGGAGCAGTTGGAATCATTTTGGTTGCAACATCGATGAGAAAATCATAAAACAAACCG CTGATGCTCTGGTTTCAACTGGTCTTGCTAAGTTTGGGTATAGATATGTAAATATAG ATGATTGCTGGGCCGAAATCAATCGCGATGACCAG GGTAATCTGATGCCTAAGAATTCAACATTTCCCTCTGGCATTAAAGCTCTTGCAGATTATGTGCACAGTAAGGGTCTCAAGCTGGGAATCTACTCAAGTGCAGG ATATTTTACATGCAGCAGAAAAATGCCAGGCTCTCTAGGCCGGGAAGAGCAAGATGCTAAAACTTTTGCATATTGG GGTATAGATTATTTGAAGTATGATAACTGTTACCATGATGGGTCTAAGCCAACTGTGAG ATTTCCTGTTATGACCGGAGCTTTAATGAAGGCAGGACGTCCAATCTACTACAGTCTATGTGAATG GGGAGATATGCATCCCGCCCTATGGGGTGGTAAGGTGGGAAACAGCTGGAGAAACACGAATGATATTACTGATAAATGGGATAG CATGGTAACAAGGGCAGACGAGAATGAAGTTTATGCTGACTATGCAAGGCCTGGTGGTTGGAACG ATCCGGACATGCTTGAAGTTGGAAACGGTGGAATGACAAAGGATGAATATATAGTCCACTTTAGCTTATGGGCCATTTCCAAG GCTCCTCTTATTATTGGCTGTGATGTGAGAACTGCTACAAAAGAGACACTGGAAATTCTTACAAACAAGGAGGTGATTGCTGTGAACCAAG ATCCACTTGGTGTTCAGGCAAAAAAAGTTAGAAAGGAAGGTGACATTGAG ATCTGGGCAGGGCCCCTTTCAGGGTACCGAGTAGGTGTAGTCCTTTTGAATCGAGGCCCCTGGCGATATGAGATAACAGCGGAGTGGGATGACATTGGATTTCCTCTCAAAACCGCTGCAATAGCAAGAGACCTCTGGGAG CACAAGACTTTGAAGACAAGATTCGTGGGGAACTTGACAGCCACTGTAAATCCTCACTCTTGCAAGATGTACATTTTGAAGGCTGTTGCTTAG